In Streptosporangium album, the following are encoded in one genomic region:
- a CDS encoding SPFH domain-containing protein: protein MSRPREAMRTAMAAAQAIGQGGDPRQVASQFAGQVAGQVMGQTAGEKGFALNPTDFLAAREQGASVSTVIEARTASLNEAGEIVNRSFTGNGPDGEAAHVISPVVIPKGTTARVVIPLVVLAALGLVGLAATGLIPGARVLFGPHYWAVLVLAAAFLWWRRSVVMVPEGCKALITKFGKLVQIAEPGRVTLFNPWKRVSYIVNTTREYPFNAPIREAPTQQGVKASVDLFLQFRIEDPAEFIFVLGSVGGFQAKLQNAISEVTRSLIYAQRAEDIYDLVGESTLGMLDSLNQQFLPAVRLTDVNITHAEPSSQEYRMDLAAPEMIRVAKEAYTYEYELQLRKEQNEGDLVKELAGLQEQLSAIHAEIAGYQARMDTALERASHQAKAQGGQRLVEAESTAKANAALLEAQALDIRALSAAEAPEILDYRFQQDLLDKLEAVASHLPHLVQIGESVDIDLLALARQLVGSREAQLFSEADMAAIRGRITEIGKRVEGRDAEIGALLNPVPETGVPAAGNPAPEAVVPDADRAPQTMTPAVQEEEV from the coding sequence GGCGAGAAGGGGTTCGCGCTCAACCCGACAGACTTCCTTGCCGCCCGCGAGCAGGGCGCGTCCGTGAGCACGGTCATCGAGGCCCGCACCGCGTCGCTGAACGAGGCCGGTGAGATCGTCAACCGCAGCTTCACCGGCAACGGCCCGGACGGCGAGGCGGCCCACGTGATCTCGCCGGTGGTGATACCCAAGGGCACCACGGCCCGGGTGGTCATCCCCCTGGTCGTGCTGGCGGCGCTCGGCCTGGTCGGGCTGGCCGCCACCGGTCTCATCCCCGGTGCGCGGGTGCTGTTCGGACCGCACTACTGGGCCGTGCTGGTGCTGGCCGCCGCTTTCCTGTGGTGGCGGCGGAGCGTGGTCATGGTGCCCGAGGGCTGCAAGGCCCTGATCACCAAGTTCGGCAAGCTCGTGCAGATCGCCGAGCCGGGCCGGGTGACGCTGTTCAACCCGTGGAAGCGGGTCAGCTACATCGTCAACACCACCCGTGAGTATCCCTTCAACGCGCCCATCCGCGAGGCCCCGACCCAGCAGGGCGTCAAGGCCAGCGTGGACCTGTTCCTGCAGTTCCGGATCGAGGACCCCGCCGAGTTCATCTTCGTCCTCGGCTCGGTCGGCGGTTTCCAGGCCAAGCTGCAGAACGCCATCAGCGAGGTCACCCGCTCCCTCATCTACGCCCAGCGCGCCGAGGACATCTACGACCTGGTCGGCGAGAGCACCCTGGGCATGCTGGACAGCCTCAACCAGCAGTTCCTGCCCGCCGTACGGCTCACCGACGTGAACATCACCCACGCCGAGCCGTCCAGCCAGGAATATCGGATGGACCTGGCCGCCCCGGAGATGATCAGGGTCGCCAAGGAGGCCTACACCTACGAGTACGAGCTCCAGCTGCGCAAGGAGCAGAACGAGGGCGACCTGGTCAAGGAGCTCGCCGGGCTGCAGGAGCAGCTCTCGGCCATCCACGCCGAGATCGCCGGATACCAGGCCCGGATGGACACCGCGTTGGAACGCGCGTCCCACCAGGCGAAGGCCCAGGGAGGCCAGCGGCTGGTGGAGGCGGAGTCCACCGCCAAGGCCAACGCGGCCCTGCTGGAGGCGCAGGCACTGGACATCCGCGCGCTCAGCGCCGCCGAGGCCCCGGAGATCCTGGACTACCGCTTCCAGCAGGACCTGCTCGACAAGCTGGAGGCGGTGGCCTCCCACCTGCCCCACCTGGTGCAGATCGGCGAGTCCGTCGACATCGACCTGCTCGCCCTGGCCAGGCAGCTGGTCGGCAGCCGGGAGGCGCAGCTCTTCTCCGAGGCGGACATGGCCGCCATCAGGGGACGGATCACCGAGATCGGCAAGCGGGTCGAGGGACGCGACGCGGAGATCGGCGCCCTGCTCAACCCGGTCCCCGAGACCGGGGTGCCCGCCGCGGGCAACCCGGCCCCCGAGGCCGTGGTACCCGACGCGGACAGAGCTCCGCAGACCATGACGCCCGCCGTACAGGAAGAAGAGGTCTGA